Within the Eucalyptus grandis isolate ANBG69807.140 chromosome 1, ASM1654582v1, whole genome shotgun sequence genome, the region aaatattaccaaattttaaaattacaaaacaaTTATGTACGTTTCTAAGTGTCAAAACTAGTATACTGTGACAGTTTTCAGTGTTTCGGGACAAGAGAAAGTCAAAATGCATCCATccaatatttgaaattaaataaaagcaaaaagttgAAATCTATACAAACACAACCGTAGAATAGCAAATTCTAGTGAGTTTCATAAAGGTAAATTTCCAAACATTAGCAAAAGTCCACTTagttttatgaacttttaagtGCATTCATTCTAAGGTTATACGTCAAAATGCATCCATCacatattttaaattaaataaaagaaaaaagtaaaatctATGCAAACACAACTGTAGAGAATATATAGAATAGCAACTTCTAGTGAGTTTCATAAAGGTAAATTTCCTAACATTAGCAAAAGTCCACTTagttttatgaacttttaagtGCATTCATTCTAAGGTTAAACGTTAGAGAGAATTTCAacatccattttcttctttgcctcaGTAGCAACGATGACAAATAAGTAGCAACACATATATATTGCAGCCACACTGTCACCAAGCTATATGTGGCAGAGTCAGCCCccccccacacacacacacactttgcctggcaactttttttttagaattttaaacTCCCATAGCCAATTTCCCAGAAGACATAAGTCACGAAAATCATCATTCAAACAGAAGATAAAGAAACAGGCATACCAGCTGAATGTTAATGAAATCTTCTGTGTCATCAATGTACTCCTTCAGCTGAAATGCATAACAAACAAAGTGATTAATATGTTTCCTCTATACCAAgtataaatgaaaagaagacttaaagaaagaaagtgagACTAGTGGATACCGAAGTCAACTTATTTAAAGTGTTGTCAATGACAACAAAATAAGCTTCCAACAGCATCTCCAGCTCTTCTATTCTATCCGTAGAGCTTTCTGAACTCCTCATGCTCTCATGCCGGCTCCTCGCTATACTTAGGCTCTTCTCAAGCTTTCGGCCATCACGAGGTGAAGAAATGGGAGAAACAGGAGCAGAAAGGGATTGTGCAACATCATTGGACCTGTAGCCGATCGAAGACTGATCAATATAGTACGATGACTCCACTCTCCGTTTCTTCTCAGTGAGATACATCTCAGCCATGTCTCCGTCATCATCCATTAGCTGTTCTATCTCATCCCTAACCTAAACCAGTGCAGCCGATAAGTGCGAGCAGAAGGAAAGGTAGTCAGATTATGAAGACAAGCACAAAACATTAGCAGGGACTACCTTCTGAACTCTCCTGGTCAATGCCACAAGTCTGCTTTTCAAACGCCGAACACGCTCCAAATTTAATGTACTGATCTTCGAAGTTAGTTCATCCAGCAATGGATAAGCTTCAATTTCTAGTTCTGCCgccttcaaaaaaatttgagaacacagccattaattagaaaaagttataaaaaatattgagaataTGGCGACACAAGTGACCACGACTTTCATATGTAAGAAGCATCAACCACTCTAAAATTGCAGTCCATCCACTGATCTCACCCTTCCTTTTAGTGATCCCATTACATATCACCCGTACTCCAATTCCCAATTTGGGGGGTGGGTTAGGGGGACTCTTCTATGTTTGGGCCAAGACTTAAAGTTTAACTACCAATTAGCATCATATTATAAAAATGCTCTCTTTAAAAGTATTCATGAATGTATACACAAGAATGGCAACAATCTAGGAAAAGACTGCATGAGGGACAGCTTTTCAAAAAGTATCCTTCCATGTGATATGTACCTAAATTTTCCATGACCACAGTTGAGGGTCTAAGTAAAGCTATAAAAACTATATGTTCAAATATTGCAATGCTTAAGAAATTGTAAATCGTAAAGATGTACAGTATTCCTTTACCTGAATGCCTTTACATTACTGAACGAGTAAATTCTTAAAACATACATACCCCTTTCTAGATGCACTTACAACATTGAAGGAGATAGAATCACAAGCATTTGACAAGTATGGGACATTTGGGTAAAATCAACTTCCTCACAAGTTCTATAAATTTCATGTCAGTAAATTAATTCGTACCAGGTACAGCCTGAATCATGAACAAAAACCTTAGAAAGTACAATATCTACATTTTCGTACTCAGGATACCGAGTCATGACGTTACAAACTGACTGCAAAAGTCTCAGGAGAGTCACAAATGCTTAAATGGATTGTTTCATTAATTTCTAAACGCAAGCATTCCCTCGACATACTCCACCCTCAAGGCAAAATAAGACAGAAGTCCACCCTATGTATTACCCAAACTTGTAAAGAGTGCACTAATCCTAAAAGGCATGCTGTCATTGATAACAAAGCCATGTAACAATTAGAAGTTGTGAATTAAATGAAAGAGTTGACAAGCATAGGATTTAGGTCttaacatcatcatatcacaaacctgagaatcaagaaaagtaCAAGCAGTTTCTAAAGCAACTTCAAGGGCCCGAAACTCGAAAGGCAAATAATCCGGGGAAGTGTTGCCAAACAAATCATCAAAGTTTCTACTTCCTCTCCTACTGCTCAAATCTGCACCTTCTGGTTGCCAAACCTCACCTGCCCCAGCTGTTGTCAGCCGCTGCTGTAGCTCCACCACATACTGCAACACATAACTATCGAGGGAGTTCAAAAGCAAAACCTCATCTGCTGTGATAATACATCGAATTTGCTCTAAGTTAGCAACTATAGCCTTCTCTCTCCCGAGAATTGTAGAGGGGTAAACAAACAACGGATCAAGCAGGCGCAAATCACGGGCTGGAAGGTCACAACGGCGCATCATTGTGAACTTGTCAACCTCGATGATCTCAGAATGCCCAGAGGTATCAACACGAATCCATGACCGAAGACCTTGACCTCGTTTCTT harbors:
- the LOC104450633 gene encoding magnesium transporter MRS2-1 — encoded protein: MADLKERLLPPRPASAIDLKEASNRSYGHGRQPFQSMDVIGLKKRGQGLRSWIRVDTSGHSEIIEVDKFTMMRRCDLPARDLRLLDPLFVYPSTILGREKAIVANLEQIRCIITADEVLLLNSLDSYVLQYVVELQQRLTTAGAGEVWQPEGADLSSRRGSRNFDDLFGNTSPDYLPFEFRALEVALETACTFLDSQAAELEIEAYPLLDELTSKISTLNLERVRRLKSRLVALTRRVQKVRDEIEQLMDDDGDMAEMYLTEKKRRVESSYYIDQSSIGYRSNDVAQSLSAPVSPISSPRDGRKLEKSLSIARSRHESMRSSESSTDRIEELEMLLEAYFVVIDNTLNKLTSLKEYIDDTEDFINIQLTLCAGQCRNQLIQFELLLTTATFVVAIFGVVAGIFGMNFDISLFDNADAFQWVLIITGGCLLVIFSALVCFYRYRRLMPL